A window from Moritella yayanosii encodes these proteins:
- the torC gene encoding pentaheme c-type cytochrome TorC: protein MKKLFSMIARSWRVFNKPSKHISLGIITCGAFLAGIIFWGGFNTALEATNTEAFCISCHSMKENNYKEIQSTIHWSNRSGVRATCPDCHVPHNWSDKMAAKARASKDVFGWLLGTVNTKEKFESKRLHLAQNEWARFKANGSLECRNCHDYKSMDFTKMSERAQVQMRRAAERDQSCLDCHKGIAHQLPEMDTSAISELGKMARNLEGHSFEIGKEYYSLVQTPLYKDAKEPEYLGVLTPATKFKVIAESGKRLQVELVTWHKAKGYGRVLYFDFAKNIVQATLSKEASQDESLFIRGDKKEDDLTGLPWEQVTFTLWVDKKGYEENLQNIWDYAKDAYQTTCSVCHTQPAEAHFDANTWVGMFAGMQGFVNLDGDTHDVILKYLQNHSSDYSNDAH from the coding sequence ATGAAAAAATTATTTTCCATGATCGCGCGCTCTTGGCGTGTGTTTAACAAACCGAGCAAGCATATCTCTTTAGGTATTATTACTTGTGGTGCTTTCCTTGCTGGTATCATTTTCTGGGGTGGTTTCAATACTGCGTTAGAAGCAACAAATACCGAAGCATTTTGTATTTCTTGCCACAGTATGAAAGAAAATAACTATAAAGAAATTCAAAGTACGATCCACTGGTCAAACCGTAGTGGTGTGCGTGCGACTTGCCCTGATTGTCACGTACCACACAATTGGTCTGACAAAATGGCCGCGAAAGCCCGTGCCAGTAAAGACGTCTTTGGTTGGTTACTGGGTACTGTTAATACCAAAGAGAAATTCGAATCTAAGCGTTTACATCTAGCGCAAAACGAATGGGCTCGATTCAAAGCCAATGGGTCACTCGAATGTCGTAATTGTCATGACTATAAAAGCATGGATTTCACTAAAATGTCTGAACGTGCGCAAGTACAAATGCGTAGAGCGGCAGAGCGTGATCAATCTTGCCTAGATTGTCATAAAGGTATTGCCCATCAGCTTCCAGAAATGGATACGTCTGCAATCAGTGAACTGGGTAAAATGGCGAGAAACCTAGAAGGTCACTCATTTGAAATTGGTAAAGAGTACTACTCGCTGGTACAAACGCCACTTTATAAAGATGCCAAAGAACCTGAGTATCTGGGTGTACTAACACCTGCGACTAAGTTTAAAGTGATCGCTGAATCAGGTAAACGTCTGCAAGTTGAATTAGTGACGTGGCATAAAGCCAAAGGTTACGGTCGCGTACTGTATTTTGATTTTGCTAAAAATATTGTGCAAGCAACATTATCAAAAGAAGCATCACAAGATGAATCACTATTCATTCGTGGTGATAAGAAAGAAGACGATTTAACTGGCCTACCGTGGGAACAAGTAACGTTCACATTATGGGTGGATAAAAAAGGTTATGAAGAAAATCTACAAAATATTTGGGATTATGCGAAAGACGCTTACCAAACAACCTGTAGTGTTTGTCATACCCAACCAGCAGAAGCTCATTTCGATGCTAATACGTGGGTTGGTATGTTTGCCGGCATGCAAGGTTTTGTAAACTTAGATGGCGATACACATGACGTTATCTTGAAGTACTTACAAAATCATTCATCTGATTACAGCAACGATGCTCACTAA
- the torA gene encoding trimethylamine-N-oxide reductase TorA — MTMFNRDKKSNNDNVSVSRRAFLKGVMATSAVAVIGPSLLVPKMANATTMAERAEWKLTGSHWGAFRAKIHGGKVTEIKAFELDKHPTDMLKGIEGIIYSPSRVRYPMVRLDWYLKREKSDTSQRGDNRFIRVTWDQALDMFYEELERVQNTYGPSGLHTGANGWRATGQLHSCGSHMARAIAMHGSSVKDVGDYSTGAGQTILPYVLGSTEVYAPGTSWPLILDNSKTIILWATDPVKNLQVGWNCETHDAMQYMDELKDKVAQNKIRVISVDPVKNKTQNFLGNEHCYINPHTDVPFMLAVAHTMVKEDLHDQKFIDTYALGFDKFLQYVQGETEDKVEKTPEWASAICGVPADYIRDFARLITNGRTQLLFGWSIQRQQHGEQPYWMGAVLATMIGQIGLPGGGISYGHHYSSIGVPSSGAVGAGAFPRNPDSSKPIRHESKDFRGASSTLPVARFVDALLNPGKVIEANGSKITFPDIRMMIFTGCNPWHRHQDRNKMKAAFQKLETVIAIDYNWTATCRFSDIVLPACTQYERNDLDIYGSYRAKGLLGMKKLVDPLFQSKTDFEIFTELTKRWGKSKDYTQGKSEVQWLEQLYNESKDANAGKWDMPDFHEFWKEGYFHFGDGENWTRHADFREDPEVNALGTPSGFIEIYSRKIARFGYEYCKGHPMWFEKDERSHGGPLSDKFPVWMQSCHPDKRLHSQMCESEAFRATYTVQGREPVYMNSADAKKRGIKDGDIVRVFNDRGQLLAGAVIDDNYPVDVIRIEEGAWYSPEDESIGSLCTYGDPNNLTMDVGTSELAQATSANTCQVEFEKFKGKAPAVNAFGGPIEIV; from the coding sequence ATGACTATGTTTAATAGAGACAAAAAGTCTAATAATGACAATGTATCGGTCAGTCGTCGCGCCTTTTTAAAGGGCGTGATGGCGACATCTGCAGTCGCGGTTATTGGTCCTAGCTTATTAGTGCCAAAAATGGCTAACGCCACGACAATGGCTGAGCGTGCTGAATGGAAATTAACGGGGTCGCACTGGGGTGCGTTCCGTGCCAAGATCCATGGCGGTAAAGTGACCGAAATTAAAGCCTTTGAATTAGATAAACATCCAACTGATATGCTCAAAGGTATTGAAGGTATTATCTATAGCCCATCACGCGTACGTTACCCTATGGTACGTTTAGATTGGTATTTAAAGCGTGAGAAGAGTGATACCTCACAGCGTGGTGATAATCGTTTCATCCGTGTTACTTGGGATCAAGCATTAGACATGTTCTACGAAGAGTTAGAGCGTGTACAAAATACCTATGGTCCATCAGGTCTGCATACTGGTGCTAACGGTTGGCGTGCTACGGGTCAACTGCACAGCTGTGGTAGCCACATGGCACGTGCCATCGCCATGCACGGTAGCTCAGTAAAAGACGTGGGCGATTACTCAACCGGTGCTGGTCAAACTATTCTACCTTATGTACTTGGTTCGACAGAAGTATATGCGCCGGGCACATCATGGCCGTTGATCTTAGATAACAGTAAAACCATTATTTTATGGGCAACGGATCCAGTGAAAAACCTCCAAGTAGGTTGGAACTGTGAAACCCATGATGCCATGCAGTACATGGATGAGCTAAAAGACAAAGTTGCACAGAACAAAATTCGAGTGATCAGTGTTGATCCAGTGAAGAACAAAACGCAAAACTTCTTAGGCAATGAACACTGTTACATCAATCCACACACTGATGTACCCTTCATGCTTGCTGTCGCCCATACGATGGTAAAAGAAGATCTGCATGATCAGAAATTCATTGATACTTATGCACTTGGTTTCGATAAGTTCTTGCAATACGTGCAAGGTGAAACTGAAGACAAAGTAGAGAAAACCCCGGAATGGGCAAGTGCAATTTGTGGTGTGCCAGCGGATTACATCCGTGACTTTGCTCGTTTGATCACCAATGGTCGTACCCAATTATTATTTGGCTGGTCAATTCAACGTCAGCAACACGGTGAACAACCTTATTGGATGGGCGCGGTATTAGCGACCATGATCGGTCAAATCGGTCTGCCTGGTGGCGGTATCAGTTATGGCCATCACTATAGCTCGATTGGTGTGCCTAGCTCAGGTGCAGTTGGCGCGGGTGCATTCCCACGTAACCCTGATTCAAGCAAGCCAATTCGTCACGAAAGTAAAGATTTTAGAGGTGCAAGCAGTACCTTACCGGTCGCGCGTTTTGTTGATGCCTTGCTAAACCCGGGTAAAGTGATCGAGGCCAATGGTTCGAAAATTACTTTTCCTGATATTCGCATGATGATATTCACGGGTTGTAATCCTTGGCACCGTCATCAAGATCGTAACAAGATGAAAGCCGCATTCCAGAAACTGGAAACGGTGATCGCGATTGATTACAATTGGACAGCAACGTGTCGTTTCTCTGATATCGTGTTACCGGCTTGTACGCAGTACGAACGTAACGATCTCGATATCTATGGCTCATACCGCGCCAAAGGTTTGTTGGGTATGAAGAAACTCGTCGACCCACTGTTCCAATCTAAAACCGACTTTGAGATATTTACTGAACTAACGAAACGTTGGGGCAAGAGTAAAGACTATACCCAAGGTAAGAGTGAAGTGCAGTGGTTAGAGCAGCTGTATAATGAATCTAAAGATGCCAATGCGGGTAAATGGGATATGCCTGACTTCCACGAATTCTGGAAAGAAGGTTACTTCCACTTTGGTGACGGTGAAAACTGGACGCGCCACGCCGACTTCCGTGAAGATCCTGAAGTGAATGCGCTGGGCACGCCATCTGGTTTCATTGAGATTTACAGCCGTAAGATCGCTCGTTTTGGTTATGAGTACTGTAAAGGTCACCCAATGTGGTTCGAGAAAGACGAACGTTCACATGGTGGTCCATTGTCGGATAAATTCCCGGTGTGGATGCAATCTTGTCACCCAGACAAACGCCTGCATTCACAAATGTGTGAATCAGAAGCGTTCCGTGCCACATACACAGTGCAAGGTCGTGAGCCCGTTTACATGAATTCGGCAGATGCGAAGAAACGTGGCATTAAAGACGGTGATATCGTGCGCGTATTTAACGACCGTGGTCAGTTACTCGCGGGTGCGGTCATTGATGATAACTATCCGGTGGATGTGATCCGTATTGAAGAGGGTGCTTGGTATAGCCCTGAAGATGAAAGCATCGGTTCACTGTGTACTTACGGCGATCCAAACAATTTAACCATGGATGTGGGTACTTCTGAACTGGCGCAAGCAACCTCGGCCAATACTTGTCAGGTAGAGTTTGAGAAATTCAAAGGTAAAGCACCGGCCGTTAATGCATTTGGTGGTCCAATCGAAATCGTTTAA
- a CDS encoding Agd3-related carbohydrate deacetylase has protein sequence MLLSKVRTTIPSKINLLSIMFLLLLFAASASATPIVQLKLLIITTGSAEQDQGLDLIDDMLDEMGVPYDVLDATQTTLTTDLLVTNSQGNYNGIILTDSSLYNWGSGSVNGSAFTLDEWKILHAYERDYQVRESVLSGYPMSGEYFRVTYDLDYGMDMTSMSAGFSFTGVWQLANNNDIFEYVNKTNNLQITDYTIATHPNFDPDGPVVTPLLTDKTSGKIMISTLVYADGRQVLFSSITNAKYLLYSQVLNYEFLNFATQGVFIGSRYIYLAAHIDDVFIHDELWNPATNTTTGEKRYRNSAHDIDNIVRENSKFMDQYTNLKNFKLDLAFNGVGAAQASPSPVSLISTTALSINSVDQDSNQTGGNKINVGTSSSMREHGLLQFELPDEISNNAAIATLKLTTKKVKGGTEESTGSICLMIETWTNEATWNARNAANAWLSSGGSFDPNYCIVYTVNRNRINLNITSLINHWRTTNLPTFDLLIMADSGTLIKVFTSEEKKESKHPNLKISFAANEPLTDAIVTNRNEFRFLNHTFTHRDMYKSSGATYDIAFQEINDNIEVWQRLGFPEFTTATQTLVTGNNSGLEDSEGSNQASSIFVDYPEGHNPALFDSMMDLGIRYMASDISRPNQDIPSYVPETDILLLPRYPTSLFYNVTTPEELTDEYNYIFYERHIDAGDNPCTISGAICQPRNYSEILAAEAQTTFRHMLTFRPWPHYFHATNLHDYGNGDTLQYDWLYAVTDYFNQLLNLPIINMDYYSIGVMVEEKLAAQKANLRGTWDRNNNTVSLIADDAIKGRITGIAGGDFYGGQHLITTDIDNLGRTFIVDQANE, from the coding sequence ATGCTACTAAGTAAGGTGCGAACCACGATACCAAGCAAAATTAACTTGTTATCAATTATGTTCTTACTATTACTGTTCGCGGCCAGTGCCAGCGCCACACCAATTGTACAATTGAAACTACTGATCATTACCACTGGATCGGCCGAGCAAGATCAAGGGCTTGATTTAATCGATGATATGCTCGATGAAATGGGTGTGCCCTACGATGTCCTCGATGCAACGCAGACAACACTAACAACCGATTTGTTAGTGACAAATAGTCAGGGCAACTACAACGGCATTATTTTAACCGATAGCTCGTTATATAATTGGGGGAGTGGCAGTGTCAATGGCTCTGCATTTACATTAGACGAATGGAAAATATTACACGCTTACGAACGCGACTATCAGGTACGCGAATCGGTATTATCAGGCTACCCGATGTCAGGAGAATATTTCCGCGTCACTTATGATTTAGATTATGGTATGGATATGACCTCTATGTCCGCTGGTTTTTCCTTTACCGGGGTTTGGCAACTCGCTAATAACAATGATATATTTGAATACGTCAATAAGACCAATAACCTCCAAATTACCGATTACACCATAGCTACACATCCAAACTTTGATCCAGATGGTCCCGTTGTCACCCCGCTACTCACCGATAAAACATCAGGTAAGATCATGATATCGACGCTGGTATATGCTGACGGCCGCCAAGTGTTATTTTCAAGTATCACCAATGCCAAGTATTTGCTTTATTCACAAGTATTAAACTACGAATTTTTAAATTTTGCCACACAGGGGGTATTTATTGGTTCTAGGTATATTTACCTTGCCGCCCACATCGATGATGTATTCATCCATGATGAACTGTGGAACCCAGCAACAAATACCACCACAGGCGAGAAACGTTACCGTAATAGTGCCCACGATATCGACAATATCGTCAGGGAAAATAGCAAGTTTATGGATCAATACACCAACTTAAAGAATTTCAAGCTCGACCTCGCCTTCAATGGTGTCGGTGCAGCCCAAGCATCACCAAGCCCTGTTAGCTTGATTTCGACAACAGCACTGTCGATTAACTCGGTAGACCAAGATAGCAATCAAACTGGCGGTAATAAAATCAATGTCGGTACATCGTCATCGATGCGAGAACATGGACTATTACAATTCGAATTGCCGGATGAGATCAGCAATAATGCGGCAATTGCAACACTAAAATTAACCACCAAGAAAGTAAAAGGTGGTACCGAAGAAAGTACCGGTAGCATCTGCCTAATGATAGAAACATGGACCAATGAAGCAACATGGAATGCAAGAAATGCAGCGAATGCTTGGTTATCATCAGGCGGCTCTTTCGACCCCAATTATTGCATTGTTTATACCGTTAACAGAAATCGAATTAACCTTAATATTACCAGCTTAATTAATCACTGGAGAACCACGAATTTACCTACATTTGACTTACTTATTATGGCTGACAGTGGCACCCTCATTAAAGTATTTACCAGCGAGGAAAAGAAAGAAAGTAAACATCCTAACTTAAAAATCAGCTTCGCCGCTAATGAGCCACTAACAGATGCGATCGTGACCAATAGAAACGAATTTCGATTTTTAAACCATACCTTTACGCACCGGGATATGTATAAAAGTTCAGGGGCAACTTATGATATTGCGTTTCAAGAAATTAATGACAATATCGAAGTTTGGCAACGGTTAGGGTTTCCAGAATTCACCACCGCGACTCAAACCCTGGTGACAGGTAATAATTCCGGCTTAGAGGATTCAGAGGGGTCCAACCAAGCATCATCGATATTTGTTGATTACCCTGAAGGTCATAACCCGGCATTATTTGATAGTATGATGGACCTCGGTATTCGTTATATGGCATCAGATATATCCCGTCCAAATCAAGATATTCCTTCTTATGTCCCAGAGACAGATATTTTACTACTGCCGCGTTATCCAACCTCTTTATTTTATAACGTCACTACACCAGAGGAGTTAACAGACGAATATAATTATATCTTCTATGAGCGCCACATTGATGCGGGTGATAACCCCTGCACAATTTCGGGTGCTATTTGTCAACCACGCAACTACAGCGAGATCTTGGCGGCCGAAGCACAAACAACCTTCAGACATATGCTGACCTTCCGCCCTTGGCCACATTACTTCCATGCAACTAATCTACACGATTATGGTAACGGAGATACCCTGCAATATGATTGGTTATATGCAGTAACAGATTACTTTAATCAGTTACTTAACTTACCGATCATAAATATGGATTATTACAGCATAGGTGTGATGGTCGAAGAAAAGTTAGCCGCACAAAAAGCAAACCTGCGAGGCACTTGGGATCGTAATAATAATACCGTCTCTTTAATCGCCGATGACGCCATCAAAGGCAGAATAACAGGGATTGCAGGCGGTGATTTTTACGGTGGACAACATCTCATCACGACCGATATCGATAATCTCGGCCGAACCTTTATTGTTGATCAAGCTAATGAGTAA
- a CDS encoding periplasmic nitrate reductase, NapE protein: protein MKQQTSSTGAEKKGEWKLFLFLTVFLFPILATVSVFGYGFIMWMSNILFGLPGHS, encoded by the coding sequence ATGAAACAACAGACAAGCAGTACAGGTGCAGAAAAAAAAGGTGAGTGGAAGTTATTTCTCTTCTTAACCGTATTTTTATTTCCAATCCTAGCCACCGTTAGTGTATTTGGTTATGGCTTTATTATGTGGATGAGTAACATTCTTTTTGGCCTGCCTGGTCATTCATAA
- the msrQ gene encoding protein-methionine-sulfoxide reductase heme-binding subunit MsrQ, with product MPMLTYKRLPYLKAYIHVLAIMPLVYLGLAIDADALGGDPVQAVIHFLGKGALNLLLATLVISPLAKRYKEGLLISTRRVVGLYCFFYASLHLVAFAWLDLGWDIALLLKELVKRPYIWLGMIAFIILLLLALTSPMWVHRKMKRNWQKLHNFIYLAAILTPVHYYLSVKSGWIEPIIYALLVVFLLSQRRKVVIKLLSNIYCFFKKT from the coding sequence ATGCCAATGCTAACCTATAAACGGTTGCCTTACCTTAAGGCCTATATTCATGTACTGGCCATTATGCCATTAGTATATTTAGGGTTAGCCATTGATGCTGATGCGCTGGGTGGCGACCCTGTGCAAGCCGTGATCCACTTTTTAGGTAAAGGCGCGTTAAATTTATTACTCGCCACCTTGGTGATTTCACCTTTAGCAAAGCGTTATAAAGAAGGCTTATTAATTTCGACGCGCCGTGTTGTTGGCTTATATTGTTTCTTTTATGCAAGTTTGCATTTAGTGGCGTTTGCTTGGCTCGATTTGGGCTGGGATATTGCTTTACTACTTAAAGAATTAGTAAAAAGACCGTATATTTGGCTCGGCATGATCGCGTTTATAATTTTACTGTTATTAGCGTTAACCTCGCCAATGTGGGTGCATCGTAAAATGAAACGAAATTGGCAGAAATTACACAATTTCATTTATCTCGCCGCTATTTTAACCCCTGTTCATTACTATCTTTCAGTCAAATCAGGCTGGATCGAACCTATTATATACGCTCTATTAGTGGTGTTCTTGTTGTCACAAAGAAGGAAAGTAGTGATAAAGTTACTAAGCAATATTTACTGTTTTTTTAAGAAAACATAA
- the msrP gene encoding protein-methionine-sulfoxide reductase catalytic subunit MsrP, translating to MIIKCKNKSQASENDVIAEPVYQQRRQFLKQLGLVGVGLAAASPAQASIFDIFSGDKNKASKNAFVQSPLTLIGSKDHANGEIWTPERKVLSHNNFYEFGTAKTDPQKNAQNFKVEPWTLTITGAVEKEITLGYDDLFQIADLEERIYRMRCVEAWSMVIPWTGFSLAEIIKKANPTSKAKYVAFETLYDPKQMPGQASSYLGGSLDWPYVEGLRMDEAMHPLTMLSVGTFGKTLAPQNGAPIRLVVPWKYGFKGIKSIVKIHLLEKEPPTTWNRLAAREYGFYANVNPAVDHPRWSQASERRIGSGSIFSSKRIKTLPFNGYAEEVADLYRGMDLKRYI from the coding sequence ATGATTATTAAGTGTAAAAACAAATCTCAAGCAAGTGAAAATGATGTTATTGCGGAACCAGTTTATCAGCAACGCCGACAATTCCTCAAGCAATTAGGCCTAGTCGGTGTGGGTTTAGCTGCAGCAAGTCCAGCGCAAGCCAGTATCTTTGATATTTTTTCTGGTGATAAGAACAAAGCCAGCAAGAACGCCTTTGTGCAATCGCCATTGACATTAATTGGCAGTAAAGATCACGCCAATGGTGAGATCTGGACACCAGAGAGAAAAGTACTCTCACATAATAATTTTTATGAGTTTGGTACGGCGAAAACTGACCCACAAAAAAATGCTCAGAACTTTAAGGTTGAACCGTGGACGCTCACCATCACTGGCGCGGTAGAAAAAGAAATTACCTTAGGCTACGACGACTTATTCCAGATTGCGGATCTGGAAGAGCGTATTTACCGGATGCGTTGTGTGGAAGCATGGTCGATGGTGATCCCGTGGACAGGCTTCTCGTTAGCTGAAATTATTAAAAAAGCCAATCCCACCTCGAAAGCCAAATATGTCGCCTTTGAAACCTTATACGATCCGAAACAAATGCCGGGTCAAGCGTCTTCTTATTTAGGTGGCAGTCTGGATTGGCCCTATGTCGAAGGTCTACGTATGGATGAAGCGATGCATCCGTTAACTATGTTGTCTGTGGGTACGTTTGGTAAAACGCTAGCGCCGCAAAATGGTGCGCCTATCCGCTTGGTTGTGCCGTGGAAGTATGGTTTTAAAGGCATCAAATCAATCGTTAAAATTCACTTGTTAGAAAAAGAGCCACCAACGACGTGGAATCGTCTGGCTGCTCGTGAATATGGATTTTATGCCAATGTTAATCCTGCAGTCGATCACCCGCGTTGGAGTCAAGCATCGGAACGTCGCATCGGTAGTGGCAGTATTTTCAGTTCTAAACGCATAAAAACATTACCTTTTAATGGTTACGCTGAAGAAGTCGCTGACCTGTATCGTGGTATGGATTTGAAAAGGTACATTTAA
- a CDS encoding DNA topoisomerase III, producing the protein MKLYIAEKPSLGRAIAEVLPKPHKKHQGYIEVGNGDVVSWCIGHLLEQAEPDAYDDAFKKWRLEHLPIVPETWQLKKKPNTSKQLTVLRGLVKKATSLVHAGDPDREGQLLVDEVIEFLKTPAKKKNTTQRLLISDLNPAAVKKALNNLQPNSDFIPLSVSALARSRADWLYGMNMTRAYTLQGQKVGYQGVLSVGRVQTPILGLVVRRDIEIANFVSKPFYEVLAHLQTQQQEMFTAKWKPSDACRPYMDEDGRVLVKKLAENVVSRVQGQTGEVTKLEKKNKQQAAPLPYNLSSLQIDGAKRFGMSAQQVLDTCQALYERHKLITYPRSDSRYLPKEHYNHRGGVINAIAKTSASLQQAAVNSDQSLRSKAWNDSKVEAHHAIVPTEKISSVERLNSSEKNIYELVARQYLCQFYPPYEYADTVAEITIVGGLFVAKAKMTLKQGWKILFPKSAASNAKQTEAEKELAAQLPTIKKGDQVLCQHAECIEKQTQPPKHFSDATLLAAMTGISRYVKDSEIRKILKDTDGLGTEATRAGIIELLFRRNFLVRNNKLILATDAGKGLINALPESATLPDMTAQWESVLDGISKKEASYQHFMDGLLQQLSGMIEQAKATLPDGLRGLSSGKPAGGRFKKKSAKKRSYKKS; encoded by the coding sequence ATGAAACTTTATATTGCCGAAAAACCTAGCCTTGGCCGTGCTATTGCCGAGGTATTACCGAAACCACACAAGAAACATCAAGGTTATATTGAAGTTGGTAACGGTGATGTGGTGTCTTGGTGTATTGGCCATTTGCTCGAACAAGCAGAACCGGATGCCTATGATGACGCGTTTAAAAAATGGCGTTTAGAGCACCTGCCGATCGTGCCTGAAACCTGGCAACTGAAGAAAAAACCCAATACCAGTAAACAACTGACCGTATTAAGAGGACTGGTAAAAAAAGCCACCAGTCTTGTGCATGCTGGCGATCCTGATCGTGAAGGGCAATTGCTGGTGGATGAGGTGATTGAATTTCTTAAAACACCCGCGAAAAAGAAAAATACCACCCAACGTTTATTGATCAGCGATCTCAACCCCGCGGCAGTGAAAAAAGCGCTGAATAATCTGCAACCTAACAGTGACTTTATTCCTTTATCAGTGTCGGCATTAGCGCGCTCACGTGCCGATTGGTTATATGGCATGAACATGACTCGCGCTTATACTTTGCAAGGTCAAAAAGTGGGTTACCAAGGGGTATTATCAGTAGGGCGCGTACAAACCCCTATTTTGGGTTTAGTGGTGAGACGTGATATCGAGATCGCCAACTTTGTCAGTAAACCTTTTTATGAAGTGTTGGCGCATTTACAAACCCAGCAGCAAGAGATGTTCACCGCCAAGTGGAAACCGAGTGACGCTTGTCGTCCGTATATGGATGAAGATGGTCGGGTTCTGGTCAAAAAACTGGCTGAGAATGTAGTCAGTCGCGTCCAGGGTCAAACGGGCGAAGTGACTAAGTTGGAAAAGAAAAATAAACAACAAGCTGCGCCACTGCCATATAACCTATCTTCACTGCAAATTGATGGTGCGAAACGTTTTGGTATGAGTGCACAGCAAGTATTAGATACTTGCCAAGCCTTATACGAACGCCATAAACTCATTACTTATCCGCGTTCAGATAGCCGTTATTTACCCAAGGAACATTACAATCATCGTGGTGGGGTGATTAACGCGATCGCTAAAACCAGTGCATCATTGCAGCAAGCAGCGGTAAATTCCGATCAAAGTTTACGTAGCAAAGCCTGGAATGACAGCAAGGTTGAGGCCCACCATGCCATCGTACCGACTGAAAAAATCAGCAGTGTAGAGCGTCTTAACAGCAGTGAAAAAAACATTTATGAATTAGTCGCAAGGCAATATTTGTGTCAATTTTACCCGCCCTATGAATACGCCGACACAGTTGCAGAAATAACTATCGTTGGTGGTTTGTTTGTTGCCAAAGCAAAAATGACCTTAAAACAAGGCTGGAAAATATTATTTCCTAAATCCGCCGCCAGTAATGCCAAGCAAACTGAAGCTGAGAAAGAATTAGCCGCGCAATTACCGACCATTAAAAAAGGCGACCAGGTATTGTGTCAACATGCTGAATGCATTGAAAAACAAACTCAACCACCGAAACATTTTAGTGATGCCACTTTACTTGCGGCGATGACCGGGATCTCCCGGTATGTCAAAGACAGTGAGATCCGTAAGATCTTGAAAGATACTGATGGGCTCGGCACTGAAGCCACGCGTGCGGGCATTATTGAACTGTTGTTTAGACGTAACTTCCTGGTGCGTAATAACAAACTGATCTTAGCCACGGACGCGGGTAAAGGCTTGATTAATGCCTTACCAGAGTCAGCGACCTTACCGGATATGACGGCGCAGTGGGAATCGGTACTTGATGGTATCAGTAAAAAAGAAGCCAGTTATCAGCATTTCATGGACGGTTTATTGCAACAGTTATCAGGCATGATCGAACAGGCGAAAGCGACACTGCCTGATGGTTTACGTGGTCTTTCGAGCGGTAAACCTGCGGGTGGCCGATTTAAGAAAAAGTCAGCGAAAAAGCGCAGTTATAAAAAGTCATAA
- a CDS encoding YaeQ family protein: MALTATILKAKVSIVDLDNHVYLNDIPLTLAQHPSETDNRLMLRLLAWMLNVDAEARLSFTKGLGEDEEPDIWFKSDIGVIEHWIDLGQPSEKRLKKASNQAQKATIYTYGDRSAAIWFKKLKYSADNLSIQFINDETADQMAQLYSRNMELQLMIQDGDIQVLSGDMSIAIKPEVWC; encoded by the coding sequence ATGGCATTAACAGCAACAATTTTAAAAGCAAAAGTATCAATCGTTGATCTTGATAATCATGTTTACCTTAATGATATTCCCTTGACGCTGGCTCAGCATCCATCCGAGACGGATAACCGTCTGATGTTACGTCTACTTGCTTGGATGCTGAATGTTGATGCTGAAGCGCGTTTAAGCTTTACTAAGGGCTTAGGTGAAGACGAAGAACCGGATATCTGGTTTAAATCTGATATTGGTGTGATTGAGCATTGGATTGATTTAGGTCAGCCATCAGAAAAACGGCTGAAAAAAGCCAGCAACCAAGCACAGAAAGCGACGATTTATACCTATGGCGATCGCAGTGCAGCAATATGGTTTAAGAAGCTAAAATATAGCGCAGATAACTTATCCATTCAATTTATTAATGATGAAACTGCAGACCAAATGGCACAGCTATATAGCCGTAATATGGAATTACAATTGATGATCCAAGACGGTGATATTCAAGTGCTATCTGGCGACATGAGTATTGCGATAAAACCTGAAGTTTGGTGTTAG